A genomic window from Candidatus Cloacimonas sp. includes:
- a CDS encoding 23S rRNA (pseudouridine(1915)-N(3))-methyltransferase RlmH — MKISLIQIGKTKDKWLQEGIAEYQRRISAFAKFQVIELADESIKNSGSADIVKAKEAITILKALKPDDYVILLDEKGEQKTSLAFADFLINLSDKNIVFVIGGVFGVDETVFKRANSVIALSSFTFTHRLARIVFYEQIYRALMIINNRNYHI, encoded by the coding sequence GTGAAAATATCCCTTATCCAAATCGGTAAAACCAAAGATAAATGGCTTCAAGAAGGTATCGCAGAATACCAAAGGAGAATATCCGCTTTTGCTAAATTTCAGGTAATAGAATTGGCCGATGAAAGCATTAAAAACTCAGGCAGTGCCGACATTGTAAAAGCAAAAGAAGCCATCACAATCTTAAAAGCATTAAAGCCAGACGATTATGTAATCCTTTTGGATGAAAAAGGAGAACAGAAGACCTCACTTGCTTTTGCCGATTTTTTGATTAATTTATCGGATAAGAATATTGTTTTTGTAATAGGTGGCGTATTTGGAGTGGATGAGACCGTTTTCAAACGGGCAAACAGTGTTATAGCTTTATCCAGTTTTACTTTTACGCATCGCCTGGCACGGATTGTTTTTTATGAACAGATCTACCGTGCCTTAATGATTATCAATAACCGTAACTACCATATCTGA
- a CDS encoding bifunctional enoyl-CoA hydratase/phosphate acetyltransferase encodes MFHNFDEMLIYVKQNRKGTAIIAGAHTESAIEAAVLAKKDGLCDSILVGHKQEIISILQQKAPELVESFEIIDTGADLKKAAETAVAIAKEGKGDLILKGKMESSVILKAALDKEKGLKVSDVISDVFVYEHPEGLKIQTDGGINILPELNEKIAMVKNAVQVAHALGNPNPKVAMICAIETVNPKMPATMDAALIAKMNERGQITGCKIEGPLAFDNAVDKEAARIKGITSEVAGAADILVFPNIETGNVHGKMLTYYCHYRIAHVTMGTKVPILIPSRADSGETKMLCMALALATMS; translated from the coding sequence ATGTTTCATAATTTTGATGAAATGCTCATTTATGTAAAACAGAATCGAAAAGGCACTGCCATTATTGCCGGCGCCCACACAGAATCTGCCATTGAGGCAGCTGTTTTAGCTAAAAAAGATGGTCTATGTGATAGTATCCTGGTGGGTCATAAACAAGAAATAATAAGCATATTACAACAAAAAGCGCCGGAATTGGTTGAGAGTTTTGAAATTATTGACACCGGTGCCGATCTAAAAAAAGCGGCTGAAACCGCAGTAGCTATAGCCAAAGAAGGAAAAGGCGATCTAATACTAAAAGGTAAAATGGAATCCTCCGTAATTCTGAAAGCTGCTCTCGATAAAGAAAAGGGATTAAAAGTCAGTGATGTTATATCCGATGTTTTCGTTTACGAGCATCCGGAAGGATTGAAAATTCAAACCGATGGGGGCATCAATATTCTACCCGAATTGAACGAAAAAATCGCTATGGTTAAAAATGCCGTTCAAGTAGCTCACGCTTTGGGAAATCCCAATCCTAAAGTAGCTATGATCTGTGCCATTGAAACAGTTAATCCCAAAATGCCGGCAACGATGGATGCTGCCTTAATAGCTAAAATGAATGAACGCGGACAGATTACCGGCTGCAAAATTGAAGGTCCTTTGGCTTTTGACAATGCCGTGGATAAAGAAGCAGCTCGCATAAAAGGCATCACTTCCGAAGTTGCAGGCGCTGCGGACATTTTGGTTTTTCCTAATATAGAAACAGGCAATGTGCATGGAAAAATGTTAACTTACTATTGTCATTATCGAATCGCCCATGTAACAATGGGAACCAAAGTTCCAATTTTAATACCTTCCAGAGCTGATAGCGGCGAAACCAAAATGTTGTGTATGGCTCTTGCCTTGGCTACAATGTCCTAA